DNA sequence from the Streptomyces sp. NBC_01497 genome:
AGGAGGTGCCGATGTCCGGGCCGACGACATGCGGATGGTCCAGGCCGAGGGTATCGGCGACGCGGAGGATGAACGCTCCCGTCGCCTTCGGGGACATGAGGTTGTCACGCCGCTGCGATCCGCCGAACCCGGGCGGATCCAGCGCCACCAGGCGGGCTCGTTCGGCCAGTTGCGGCCAGCACTGCTCGTAGGCGAAGACGCTCTCCGGCCAGGGGCTCAGCAAAAGGGCCTCCGGACGATCGCTTTGCGCCTCGCTCTGCGCGTAACGGATGGTCAGGCCGTCGACGACCGTCGTCCGGGTGGTGATGGGTGAAGGACTCACGACGCTCACTCTCGTCTCGGTGTACGGCGATCGGCACGGGTCGGGCTCTGTCCTGGTACCGGGCGACGGCGGCCCCCCCCGGCGTGGTCGAGGAGGTGACCCCCGATTCATCACTCAAATCAGCACGTGTGAGGCCACGACACCGGCACACGGCCGCCGTGATTCACCCTTGCGGTGGGATGCGGGCGGCCGTTTCCCGCGGTCGGCCCGTCGCGTGCCGCCGCGCGCCGTCCGTCCTCGCGCTCGGGGCGCCGTCGCGCTGCCGCCCGGTGTCCTCGCGGTCGGACCGGTGTCCGCTCAGGCCCTGGACGGCGTCCGGCGGGCCGTGGTGGTGAACCGTCGCTGGTAGTGCGTCGGGGAGATCCCGAGGTGCCGGGCGAAGGCGCGCCGCAGGGTCTCGTAGCTCGGGAAGCCGGACAGGGCTGCTGCCTCGGTCGCGTTGTGGCCGGAATCGAGGAGCGCCTTGGCGATGTCGAACCGGATCAGTTCCACGTATTTCAGTGGGGTGGTCCCCAGTTCCGCGCGGAACAGCCGCGTCAGGTGCCGGGGGCTCACCCGTACGTGTGCGGCCAGCGAGTCCAGGCTGTGGTCCGCCGCGGGGTCCGCCTGCACCGCGTCCAGCACCAGACGCAGCACCGGCGTCCGGGGCGGCGCCCCCTGCAGCGGCGCGGAGAACTGCGACTGCCCGCCCGAACGCTGCATGTAGACCACCAGTGAACGCGCCACGCTCCTCGCCAGATCGGGCCCGTGGTCCTCCTCCACCAGGGCGAGAGCCAGGTCGATGCCCGCGGTGACCCCGGCCGAGGTGTACGTCGTACCGTCCTTGACGTAGATGGCGTCCGGCTCCACGCGCGTGTGCGGATGGCTGCGGGCGAGCAGCGCCGTGTGCCGCCAGTGCGTGGTGACCCGCTTGCCGTCCAGCAGGCCGGCCGCCGCGAGGATGAACGCGCCGGTGCAGATCGAGGCGACCCGTCCCGCGGCCGCCGCGAGCGCGGCGGCCGCCGAGACCAGTTCCCGGTCGATGGCCGAACCCGGCAAGGCGTCGCCCCCCGACACCAGGAGGGTGTCGAACGGCGCGGCGCCCGCGGTGTCCGTGTCGACCGGCAGGGTGAGGCCGATGGACGAGCGCACCGGCGAACCGCCCACGGAGATGAGGCTGAGCCGGTACGCGGCGCCGTTCAGATTGGCCTCGCTGAACACCTCGGCGGGCCCGGAGACGTCGAGCATCTTCATACCGTCGAACACCAGGATGCCGACACTGTGCACGGGAGTGGCCATGGTTCTCTCTGTCGTATCCGCGTGGGGGTGGTATCCGTGGGGAGGGTCAGCGCCCGGGACGGGCCGGGCCGCCACCGGCCTCGTCCCGTACGGGGCCGATCGCCGTGTCCGGGAGCTTCCCGAGGGGGCGGCGCCCCGCCCGGCCGGTCCACTCGGTGGTGGCGACGTCCAGGCACGCCAGGGAAGACGGGACGATCGGGTGGGCACACAGGGCACGGGTCTTCCCGGCCCGCCGAGCCGGTCGGCGGCGTCGGGGACGAGGAGTGGCTGCCACCGCGGGTGCCTGTTCGGCGTCGCCGCCCGCAGCGAGGGCGTCCCGGCGAGCCGGGTCGCCCTGCGCGGGCCGTACGTCCTCCGCCGGCGGTGCGGCACACACCTGAAGGCCAGGGCGGAGCGCGGTCCGCGGCGGCTCCCGCACCGGCCGGGTCCGAAGGCCTCGGCGACCTCGTGGCCGCGTTCGATCAGGTCGCCGGCGACCCTGTCCTCCTCGGTGTCGAGGTACCGGAAGACACCTCCGGTGGCCATCCCGACCTCCTGGGCGATCCGGTCGACGTGGTTCCCATCGACGGGTGTCCGGTCGGATCCCTGGGCCACGAACAGCTCCAGGGGCCCTGCGGAGACCTCGGTCCGCGCGGCCCCGCGAGTCACTTCCCGAGGTCCCGTTCGTCCTGGCCGCCGGGCGTTCTCCCGCGTGCGCATACTGGAGCGTAGCCCGCCGGGGACGGCATGGTCCGACACCTTCGAGGCGGCCCGTACCTGCGCGGGGCGGCCGCGTCGGAGCCGGTGGCGGGCAGCCCCCGGGCGTCACGTCAGTGGGCCTGCCGGAGCCAGTCCCGGTAGTGGGTGGGTGCCAGGCGCGCGTCCGGCCCGGGGACGAGTACGTCGCCCGAGACCGCCGCGAACATGCCGGCCGTGTCGTCGACGACGACGCTCCGGTCGTCCCCGTGGGCGGCGAGGGTGAGTCTGCCGAGTTCGTCGAGGGGGAAGACGTCGGGGCCGCCGAAGTTCCGGATCCCTCGGAGCGGTGCGCCGCCGGCGACCTCCGCGACCGCGTCGGCGACGTCCGCGGCGGCCATCGGCCGCAGCGGCGTCGCGGGCAGCCGCACGGTGCTCGCGTCGGAGGTCCAGGACAGGACGGCGTCCATGAACTCGAAGAACTGGGTGACGCGCACGATGGAGTAGGGCGTGGGCCCCTGCCGCAGCAACTCCTCCTGGAGTGCCTTCGCCCGGTAGTAGTCCAGTTCGGGGACCTGGTCCACCCCGACGATCGAGAGGACGACCTGGTGCCGGGCACCGGCCCTGTCCCCCGCGGCGAGCAGGTTGTCCATGGATGTGCGGAAGAAGTCCAGGGAGGCGGTGTCGAAGGTCGGTGAGTTCGCCAGGTTGACCACGGTCTCGGCGCCGTCCAGGGCCTGGTCGAGGCCCTGGCCCGTGAGCAGGTCGACGCCCGTGGACAGCGCGGCGGGAACGGCCTGATGTCCCGCGGCTGTCAGCTTCTTGACCACCTGTGAGCCGATCAGCCCGGTACCGCCGATGACTGTGACCTTCATGGCTCTCACCTTTCGCGGCGTGCCGTGGGCATGCCGGGGTTCGTGGAGGACGCGTCCTCAACTCGGATACTTCTTGTCCGGGATAATAGTCGGATAGTCTTTGTCCGAGTTGAGGGAACGGGGAGGCACGGGCGTGAAATTGTCCGGCGGGGTCGAATGGGCTCTGCACTGCTGTGTCGTCCTGACCGAGGCCACGGCCCCGGTTCCCGCGGCGCGCCTCGCGGAGTTGCACGACGTGTCAGGGACCTACCTCGCCAAGCAACTCCAGGCACTCTCGCGCGCGGGCCTGGTCGGTTCCGTCCAGGGCAAGGCAGGCGGATACGTCCTGACCCGGGCACCCGAACTCATCACCGTCCTCGACGTCGTCGTGGCGCTCGACGGCCCCCGGCCCGCCTTCGTGTGCACGGAGATACGTCAGAGGGGCCCGCTGGCGACACCGCGGGAGGACTGCACCCGGCCCTGTGCCATCGCCCGCGCGATGGCGGGCGCGGACGCCGCATGGCGGGCGGCACTGCGGGGGACATCCGTCGCGGACCTCGCCAGGAACGTCGAAGAGGACTCAGGACCCACCGCGCCCGCCGGCGTCCGCGCCTGGCTGACCGGACCGGACGGTGGCGCTCCCCGGAGCCTCCCGTACGAGTGAGCGCCGAGGCCGTCGCGCGACCGCGACAGTCACGCTTCCGGCACACGCGCGGCATCCCGCGCCGTGCCGCCCGGCCCGATCCGCGGTGATTCCGCCCTGTGCCCGGTCCGTGATGCCGCCCTCGGGGTCCACACCGCGTGCGCCCCGGTCCGTCGTGCCGCGGAAGCCACCCGGGGAAGGGGCCCGCGGACACCGGCGTGATCCCGCTCGGAGCCTCATGTCTGATTCTCGGCACCCGGGCCCATGACCGCGTGCACCGCGGCCCTGGACGGCAGCGGCCCGCCGCGCGACGGGGAACGCTGCACCACGGCCGGCACCGTGACCGGACGGCGGTGCGCCACCGGCGTCGTACGGCACGACACGGGGCCTTCGCGCCCAGCGGAGCGGTCGTCGCGGCCAGGCCTCGCGCCTCGCATGCCCGGCCGACGCTCTCCTCGGCTCGGCGGGCTGTCGACGAGTACGGCCGGTGGCGTGGCGCGTTGGCGAAGGCCATGGCGACCGGGCCGAACGGCTTCACACTCGGCGCCGCACCGAACCACCGCTCACCCGCGGCCGGTGGGGCCGGCCGTCGGCACCGCCGCCCGGGAGGCGGGAGAGCCGGATCGGGTCAGGCGTGCTGGCGCAACCGGTCCAGGCCCTCCACCGACCGTGCGTCCCCCTCCAGGCCCGCCCGCAGCCGCAGTGCGATGCCCTCGCGCAGTCCCCAGGGGCACACGGGCAGTTCGGCGATGCCCGCCGAGTCCATCAGTGCCTCCGCGAGCAGCGCGCCCGCCAGGATGTGCGGCGCACGCGCCCGGGAGACCCCCGGCCGCTCCGCGCGCTCCTGCCAGGTCATGGCCGCGAGGTCCGGCAGGACCGCGCGCAGCCGTCCGAGATCGAGCGTGGGCGGCCCGGACAGGTCCGCCGTGCTGACGGCGGCGGCCGGGGTGTCGCCGCCCGCAGGCCGCTCGATGTCCGCCGTGACCGTCGCGAGCTGGGCGAAGACCCTGGACGCTCCGACGCATCCGATGTCCTCGGGCAGCCGTCCGAGGGCCTTCAGGAGTACGGGGACCTCACGCGCCAGGTACCGGCGCAGCCGGGCCACGTCGTGCGGGCTCGGCGGGTCGCCCGGCAGGGCCGCGAGCGTCAGTCGCCGTGCCCCGAGCGGCGAGGACACGAAGCTCCCGGCCCGGGAGCCCGTGCCGAGGGCCAGTTCGAACGTTCCGCCACCGATGTCCGCGACGAGCAGGGGCTCGTCGCGGCCGGGTCTTCTCCACGCCCGCGCGCCCTCGTACGTCAGTCTCGCCTCCTGGCGGGGCGTCAGCACCCCCAGCCGTACGCCGCTGGCCGCCGCCACCCGGGCCAGGACCGCGTCCCGGTTGGGCGCGTCGCGTACCACCGAGGTCGCGAAGGCGACCATCTCCTCGGCGCCGTGCAGCGCCGCCGTGTCGGCCGCGCGGCCCACCGCCCGCACCAGCCGGGCCATCGACTTCTCCCGGATACGCCCGTCGGGACCCACGTCGCGGGAGAGCGTCACCTTGTGCTTCACCGTCACCGACTGCCGCGGCGGCTGCTTCTTGCGCAACTCGACCACATCCACATGCGCCGACGTCGAACCCACATCAACCACCGCGACACGCATCACGCCGCACCCCCTCCGGAACCGAAACGAACCATTATGCCGTTCGCACAGCTGCGTGTACCCGGAGATCGCCTGTCCGGACGTCCGCAAGCATGCGATCTTCGACACAGCAGGGCGTGCCCGACCGGCCGGTTCCGCCCTTGCGCACCTCGCGGGTGGGCTCCCCGCACGCAAGCCGGGGCAGGCACGAGAGGCCGCGCCACCGGATCGCGCCGGACGTCGGGCCCGGCGATACTGGCCTCGCCGGCGTACGGGCGCCGGCACCCGTACGCGGTCCGCCGGGCACGGGGACCCCCGTCCGTCCCAGAGGGAGCGCACCATGACCACCCTGCCGGCCGACCCCGTCGTCGCCTCGTTCGTGACCGCGCTCAACGCGGGGGACCGGGACGCGTTCCGCGCCGTGCTGACGGACGACGCGACGATGTCCGACGACGGCAGTGAGCGCGACCTGGCTGCCTGGACCGACCGGGAGATCTTTTCCTCGTCCGGACACCTGGAGGTCGAATCCCAGTCGGACGACGGTCTCTCGCTCGTCGCGGACTACTCCAACGCGACGTACGGCCACATGCGGACCCGGTGGTCCTTCACCGTCCGGGGCGAGAGGATCAGCCGCTTCGAGACCGGCCAGGCCTGACGCGTTCCGGCCCCGGCTTGTCCGGGCGTATCCCGGCGCGTCCCGGCGACGGCGCTGCCCCGGCGCGATGTCGGCGCCACCCGGCCCCCGGCCCGCCGGCCCGGCGAACGGACAGTGTTCACGCGGTCGTCGGTGTCCGCAGCGACGCCAGCGCCTGCGCGTACAGCGTCTCCTTGATCCGGCCCCGCACCGGCACGGACTTCACCGCGAGCGGCCGTGCCAGTTCCACCGCCGTCGCGAGGACCTGGCCGGCGTCCGCCACGGCGTCCACGATCGCGAGTTCCCGCGCGGCCCGGCCACCGTAGCGGCGTCCCGTGGTCATCGCCTCGTGCGCGACGGCGGGGGTCAGCCGCGCGCGCAGCAGGTCGGACATGCCCGGTTGGAAGGGCAGACCCAGGTCCACCTCGGGCAGACAGAAGTAACCGCGGTCCGCGCGCATCACCCGTAGGTCGTGGGCGAGCGCCCACATCGCCCCGGCGGCGAACGTGTGCCCGTTCAGCGCGGCGACCGTGACCACCGGCGAGGCGAGCGTGCGGGCGAGCAGCCCCTGCACCCGGTCGAGGTAGGCGGCCTGCTGGTCGCCGTGGGCCAGCAGCCAGTCCAGGTCGAGACCGTTCGAGAAGAACTTGCCGCTGCCGGCCGTCACCAGTGCCTTCGGGCCTTCGGCCGCGTCCACCGCGTCCAGGGCGGCCTCCCACGCGGTCAGCCGGTCGGGGTGGAAGCGGTTCTCGTCGTCCGGGTCCAGGTGGAGGACGAAGACCTCGCCGTCCCGTTCGAGCTCGGGCATGGTGGCGCTCCTGTCGCAGAGGGGGAGGGCGCCCCGTGGCGAGCGCCCGACCGAAGCCTGCCGCGCCGCACGCCCCCGGCGCACCCCCCCAAGGACGGTGGTGGTTGCGAGATCGATCACTCCGGCGCGGTGCCGCCGCCGGCTCCCGGCGGCACCCGGTGGGTCCAACAGTCGACCGGGACCTGCGGTGTTGTGGCCCCGGCCGCCGGCTCCCGTCGAGCGTCGAGCGTCGCGGGGGGCGGGGGCGGGGGCGGGGGGCGGGGCACACGCGACCCTGGCCGCCCCCGCCCCGCCCGCGACCAGGGGGAGTGCGCCGTGGTGTCGCGCGCCCCCATGCGTCGGCATCCGCACCGGCACCACGTACGACGTAGCCCGGACGGCCCCGTCCGCTGGCCCGGGGGACGGACGCGGGTTCCACTGGTGGCGACAAGCACGTCCCGGGCTGCCCACCGGCGTCCAGGCGGACGTCCCCCAGGACCCCGGAGTCACCATGTCGCTCTCGCTCCGCACCGGCCGGCCACGGTTCGCCCTGGCCGCCCTCGCCCTGACCGCCCTCGCCCTCGCGGGCTGCTCGGACAGCAACAGCGGCGGGAGCAGCAGCAGCAGCTCCAAGCCCACGTCCGCACCCGCCTCGGCGTCCGCGGCCACCTCCGCCGCAAGCTCCGCGCCGGCCACGGGCAAGACCACGATCACCATCAACAACTTCAAGTTCATGCCGTCGAAGCTGACGGTGAAGGCCGGTGCCAAGGTCACGGTCACCAACAAGGACACGACCGCCCACACGGTCACCGGCACGGGCAGCGGAAAGTTCAACACCGGGCACATCCAGCCCGGCAAGACGACGACGTTCACGGCGCCGAACAAGGCGGGCTCCTACCCGTTCGACTGTTCCATCCATCCCTTCATGAAGGGCACACTCACAGTCAGCTGAGGAGCCGCCATGACAAGCGAGACACAAGCGGGACGCTTCCCGCGGGGCATCGCACGGTTGCTGGCAGCGGCCGGCCTGGTCGTCGACGCCTACCTGCACGCCCACCTGGCCGGACGGTACGACGCCGTCAGCGACAGCATCAGCCAGGGCACGCTCTTTCGCATCGAGTCCGCGATCGCCGGGGTCGCCGCCCTGCTCGTGCTGTTCTGGCGGCGCGTACCGGGTGACCTGTTCGCCTGGGCCACCGCGGCGGGCGGGCTCGCGCTGCTGCTGATCTACCGCTACGACGACGTCGGATCGTTCGGCCCGTTCCCCGACATGTACGAGCCGATCTGGTACAGCGACAAGACCATCACGGTCATCGCGCAGGCCGTGACGATCGTCGCGACGGTGTTCCTGCTCCTGTACCGGCCCGGCAGGATGCGGGCCGCGCGCGGGACGCACGGCAGGCACGCCTCGTACTGACCGTCCGAACCCGGCCGGGTCACCCCGGCTCGTACGGCCGGCGCGACCCCGGCGGCACGGTCGCGCCACCCGCTCCCGTACGACCGGCGTGACCCACAGACCTCACCGACCCCACAGACCTCACCGACCCGACCGGCGCGACCGGTCGGGTCGGCCGGGTTTCGGGACCGCCGCGCCGGGCACGGCTACGGGTGCCCAGGTGATCGCACGGCACCCCCGGCAGGGATCACCGCGTCTCCCGCAGAAGGAGCCCGCCGCCGTGCGCATCGGCATCGCCCTCCCGAACACCACCACCGGCACCAGCGCCCCCGTGATGCGGGCCTGGGCGAAGCGCGCCGAGGAGCGCGGCTTCGCCTTCGTCTCCACCATCGGCCGCGTCCCGTACCCGTCGTACGACTCGCTGACCGCCCTCGCCGTCGTCGCCGGTGCCACGTCGCACATCGGGCTCACCACCAACGCGGTGCTCGCTCCGACCTACCCCGACGCGGTCCTCGCGAAGATCACCGGCACGCTGGCGCAGCTCAGCGGGGACCGCCTCACCCTCGGCCTCGGCGTCGGCGCCCGCGCGTCCGACTACCTCCCGGCGGAACGGGACTTCGCGGGCCGGGGCGCCGCGTTCGACCGGCAGCTGGAGTACCTGCACGCCGCCTGGCGCGGCGAGGCCGTCGAGGACGGTGACTTCCCCGGCGAACGCCGCGCGGTCGTGCCCGGCGGGGGTACGGTGCCGGTCCTCATCGGCGGTCACGGCGCGCGTGCCGTCCGCCGCACCGCGCGGTGGGGTGCGGGCTGGACGGGCGCGGGCGGCGGCCCGCGCAGGGCCGAGCCGATGGTCGGCCGGGTACGCGAGGCGTGGAGCGCGGCCGGTCGCGCCGGGGAGCCCCGGCTGCTGGGTCTCGCGTACTTCTGCGCGGCCGGGGACGCCGCGAGCGCCGAGGCTTCCGACCGCTACGTGCGCGGCTACTACGCCTACGCGGGCGAGCACGCCGACACCATCGCGGACGGTGTCGTACGCACGCCGCGGCGCATCCGCGGGATCGTCGACGAGTTCGCCGCGATCGGCGTCAACGAGCTGACGTTCACTCCCACGATCGCGCGTCCCGACGAGGTCGACCGGCTGGCGGATCTGGTCCTGTGAGACGGGCGTTCCGTTCCCGTTCGGTAACGTCCCCGGGACAGTCCCGAAGGCACCACGCGGAGTAGTGTGAAGAGGTCGGCGGCAGGGGGTCGCCGAACATCTCCGGTCCCGGCCGGACGGGTGGGTGGAGGTGGGACAACGGTCGATGTCCGAGACAGATGACTCGTCGGCCAGCCCCGTGGGGGCGATCGGCCGGATCACGGTTCCGATCCCGCAGGACGGCTTCGGCGAAGTGCTGGTCGCCGTACGGGGCGGCTCCGAGGCGTACGCCGCCTGGGCGGAGCAGCCGATCGGCAGACACATCCGGGTGATGGTCACCGAGTGCATTTCGGCACGTTCCGTGATCGTGGAGCCCCTTCCCTCCTGACCACCATCCAACGCGTTTTGCGACAGGAGTCTTCTCATGTTGTTCTGGCGTGTTCCCGCGCCCAACGAGGCGATGCTCATCTCTGGTTCGAAGCGGCGGCGGGAGGACACGCAGTTCCGCATCGTCACCGGACACGGCAGTTTCGTCCTCCCCGTCAAACAGCGGGCGCGCATGCTCTCGCTCGCGCTGCGCGAGGCGGAGATCGCCGAAGAGTGCGTCACCCAGCAGGGCATCCGGCTGACCGTTCGCGCGGTCGCCGTCTTCAAGGTGGGCGACGACGCGGTGTCGATCGCCAACGCCGCCCGCAGGTTCCTCACCGAGCAGCACCGCATGGAGGAACTGGTCGGCCGGATCTTCTCCGGTCACCTGCGGTCCATCATCGGCGGTCTCACCGTCGAGCAGATCATCCGGGAGCGTGACCGCGTCTCCCAGGAGGTCAAGGCAGGCAGCCACAGCGAGATGGAGAAGCTGGGCATCGTCGTCGACGCCCTGCAGATCCAAGAGATCATGGACAGCACCGGCTACGTCGACAACCTGGCGGCGCCGCACGCGGC
Encoded proteins:
- a CDS encoding SDR family oxidoreductase, producing MKVTVIGGTGLIGSQVVKKLTAAGHQAVPAALSTGVDLLTGQGLDQALDGAETVVNLANSPTFDTASLDFFRTSMDNLLAAGDRAGARHQVVLSIVGVDQVPELDYYRAKALQEELLRQGPTPYSIVRVTQFFEFMDAVLSWTSDASTVRLPATPLRPMAAADVADAVAEVAGGAPLRGIRNFGGPDVFPLDELGRLTLAAHGDDRSVVVDDTAGMFAAVSGDVLVPGPDARLAPTHYRDWLRQAH
- a CDS encoding LLM class flavin-dependent oxidoreductase, whose amino-acid sequence is MRIGIALPNTTTGTSAPVMRAWAKRAEERGFAFVSTIGRVPYPSYDSLTALAVVAGATSHIGLTTNAVLAPTYPDAVLAKITGTLAQLSGDRLTLGLGVGARASDYLPAERDFAGRGAAFDRQLEYLHAAWRGEAVEDGDFPGERRAVVPGGGTVPVLIGGHGARAVRRTARWGAGWTGAGGGPRRAEPMVGRVREAWSAAGRAGEPRLLGLAYFCAAGDAASAEASDRYVRGYYAYAGEHADTIADGVVRTPRRIRGIVDEFAAIGVNELTFTPTIARPDEVDRLADLVL
- a CDS encoding Ppx/GppA phosphatase family protein gives rise to the protein MRVAVVDVGSTSAHVDVVELRKKQPPRQSVTVKHKVTLSRDVGPDGRIREKSMARLVRAVGRAADTAALHGAEEMVAFATSVVRDAPNRDAVLARVAAASGVRLGVLTPRQEARLTYEGARAWRRPGRDEPLLVADIGGGTFELALGTGSRAGSFVSSPLGARRLTLAALPGDPPSPHDVARLRRYLAREVPVLLKALGRLPEDIGCVGASRVFAQLATVTADIERPAGGDTPAAAVSTADLSGPPTLDLGRLRAVLPDLAAMTWQERAERPGVSRARAPHILAGALLAEALMDSAGIAELPVCPWGLREGIALRLRAGLEGDARSVEGLDRLRQHA
- a CDS encoding GlxA family transcriptional regulator; the protein is MATPVHSVGILVFDGMKMLDVSGPAEVFSEANLNGAAYRLSLISVGGSPVRSSIGLTLPVDTDTAGAAPFDTLLVSGGDALPGSAIDRELVSAAAALAAAAGRVASICTGAFILAAAGLLDGKRVTTHWRHTALLARSHPHTRVEPDAIYVKDGTTYTSAGVTAGIDLALALVEEDHGPDLARSVARSLVVYMQRSGGQSQFSAPLQGAPPRTPVLRLVLDAVQADPAADHSLDSLAAHVRVSPRHLTRLFRAELGTTPLKYVELIRFDIAKALLDSGHNATEAAALSGFPSYETLRRAFARHLGISPTHYQRRFTTTARRTPSRA
- a CDS encoding RrF2 family transcriptional regulator gives rise to the protein MKLSGGVEWALHCCVVLTEATAPVPAARLAELHDVSGTYLAKQLQALSRAGLVGSVQGKAGGYVLTRAPELITVLDVVVALDGPRPAFVCTEIRQRGPLATPREDCTRPCAIARAMAGADAAWRAALRGTSVADLARNVEEDSGPTAPAGVRAWLTGPDGGAPRSLPYE
- a CDS encoding enoyl-CoA hydratase/isomerase family protein — protein: MPELERDGEVFVLHLDPDDENRFHPDRLTAWEAALDAVDAAEGPKALVTAGSGKFFSNGLDLDWLLAHGDQQAAYLDRVQGLLARTLASPVVTVAALNGHTFAAGAMWALAHDLRVMRADRGYFCLPEVDLGLPFQPGMSDLLRARLTPAVAHEAMTTGRRYGGRAARELAIVDAVADAGQVLATAVELARPLAVKSVPVRGRIKETLYAQALASLRTPTTA
- a CDS encoding cupredoxin domain-containing protein translates to MSLSLRTGRPRFALAALALTALALAGCSDSNSGGSSSSSSKPTSAPASASAATSAASSAPATGKTTITINNFKFMPSKLTVKAGAKVTVTNKDTTAHTVTGTGSGKFNTGHIQPGKTTTFTAPNKAGSYPFDCSIHPFMKGTLTVS
- a CDS encoding nuclear transport factor 2 family protein — translated: MTTLPADPVVASFVTALNAGDRDAFRAVLTDDATMSDDGSERDLAAWTDREIFSSSGHLEVESQSDDGLSLVADYSNATYGHMRTRWSFTVRGERISRFETGQA